The bacterium genome contains the following window.
ATTGATACTTGGTCATATGCTTCTCTTCTTGCGGGGTGAAACGTTTGTCGACCGTGGGGACGGTTAGAGATCATTTTCTTCCAGCGCAATGGCTTCCAGGACTTCTGCGGCAGAGGTACAGCTTACTAATCGGTCGCGGAATTCACTGCGGTGCATCAGCCGGGAGATACGGCTGAGCGCCTGAAGGTGTGGACCGGTCGGATCCATGGGACCCACCAGCAAAAAGATCAGCCGCACCGGCTTGTCGTCCATGGCGGCGAAATCCACCCCCTGACGGGCGATGCCGAACGCGGCCGCCAGTTCTTCCACCGCTTCGGTTTTGGCATGGGGGATCGCCACCCCTTCGCCCATGCCGGTGCTCATCACGCGTTCGCGTTCCAGCACTTTGGCAAAGGCCAGGTCACGATCCTTCATTTTGCCGGACCGGTGGATCAGATCGATCAGTTCCTCGATGATCTTTTCTTTTTCTGTGTGGTGCAGGGGCACGCGAATGACCTGCTCCGACAATAGATCCTGCAATTTCATAGGTACTCCGTTAATCCAAGTATAAATATATCACATAATCGAGAAATAACAAAGTCTTTTATCCGTCGGCCCCGCTGTTTTCTCTTTGTTTTTTATTCTACAGCCCTTAAATTAGCGGGAGCGGGAGGGGCAGGTTTTTCGTCATCAGGAGGTCAGAATGTCCGTGTATGATTTGATCTGTAAACGTCGAACCGTGCGCCGTTTTGCGCAAACGCCGATCAGCCTGGAAACGCTGAAGCAAATCGTCGATGCCGGCCGGCTCGCGCCCTCGGCCTCTAATCTGCAGCCTTTGGAGTTTGTGATTCTCGAACAGACCAAGGCCGTACAGTATGTGTTTGAACGCACGCGCTGGGCCGGCTATCTGCCGCCGGACCAGGGCAAGCCGGGCGTGGCTCAGGCGCCCGTCGCGTTCATCCTGATCCTGGTAAACAAAAAGATTCGTGCAGAGGGGTATGGCACAGATGTGGGCGCTGCAGCGGAAAACATGATCCTCACAGCGTTGGAACAGGGCATCGCCGCTTGTTGGATCGGCGCCATCATCGATCGCGCGGACATTAAAGCGGAGCTGGCCATTCCGGATCACTGTGAACTGGATTGCCTGCTGGCCCTGGGATATCCGGCTGAGGATCCGGTGGCGGAACCGCTTCATGATTCGGTTAAATATTACCGCGATGAACAGGGACGGCTGCACGTGCCCAAACGCACCCTGGCATCGGTGTTGCACGTCAATGGCTACTGAAACGAAAGCGGATGAAAATGGTTCCCCGTGATGATCTTATTCAGTATGTGAACGACTATCTGCAAGTCGACCAGGTGAAGGATTACTGTCCGGCCGGTCTACAGGTGGAGGGCAAGGAGCAGGTGCACAGGATCGTTACCGCGGTGTCAGCCGGTGCACGGCTGTTTCAGCAGGCGGCGGAGTGGCAGGCGGACATGATCATCGTACATCACGGATTGTTCTGGGATCATGATCCTCGAGTGGTCCGAGGTCCTTTGAAAGGCCGGCT
Protein-coding sequences here:
- a CDS encoding PTS sugar transporter subunit IIA, yielding MKLQDLLSEQVIRVPLHHTEKEKIIEELIDLIHRSGKMKDRDLAFAKVLERERVMSTGMGEGVAIPHAKTEAVEELAAAFGIARQGVDFAAMDDKPVRLIFLLVGPMDPTGPHLQALSRISRLMHRSEFRDRLVSCTSAAEVLEAIALEENDL
- a CDS encoding nitroreductase encodes the protein MSVYDLICKRRTVRRFAQTPISLETLKQIVDAGRLAPSASNLQPLEFVILEQTKAVQYVFERTRWAGYLPPDQGKPGVAQAPVAFILILVNKKIRAEGYGTDVGAAAENMILTALEQGIAACWIGAIIDRADIKAELAIPDHCELDCLLALGYPAEDPVAEPLHDSVKYYRDEQGRLHVPKRTLASVLHVNGY